The genomic DNA GCATCGGTTGTCGTTCAAGGACTTTCCGATCCCCGAGCACTTCCCGTCGTTCCCGCACCACTCCGACATCAAGGCCTATCTGGATGCCTACGCGAATGCCTTCGGACTGTTGGAGAACATCGAGTTCAACAACGGGGTGGTGCGTGCGACCCGGTCCGACGGGGGCGGTTGGGAGATCGAGGATCAGGACGGAGCCCGCCGCGAGTTCGATCTGCTCGTCGTCGCCAACGGCCACCACTGGGACCCCCGACTCCCGGAGTTCCCCGGGACGTTCACCGGTGAGCAGATCCACTCGCACCACTACATCGACCCGAAGGTACCGCTGGAGCTGACCGGCAAGCGGATCCTGGTGGTAGGCATCGGGAACAGCGCCGCCGACATCACCGTCGAGTTGTCATCCAAATCTCTGCAGAACGAGGTGACGCTGTCCACCCGATCGAGCGCGTGGATAGTGCCGAAATACATTGCGGGACAACCGGGAGACAAATACTTCCGCACCAATACGTATCTCCCGTTGTCGTGGCAGCGCAAGATGGTCCAGCTGATCGGACCGATGCTCGGCACCGATCCGACCATGTACGGACTGCCGGCCCCAAATCACAAGCTGTTCGAAGCGCACCCGACGCAGTCGGTCGAGCTGCCGCTGCGGCTCGGATCCGGTGATGTGGTTCCGAAGCCGAACGTGTCCCGGTTGGACGGCGACACTGTGCATTTCGAAGACGGGACCAGCGGCGTCTTCGATGTGATCGTGTACGCGACTGGCTACAACATCACCTTCCCGTTCTTCGACCCCGAGGTCGTCAGTGCGCCCGGTAACCACATCCGGCTCTACAAGCGGATGTTCAAACCCGGTATCGATGATCTGGTGTTCATGGGTTTCGCCCAGGCGATTCCGACGTTGTTTCCGTTCGTCGAGTGTCAGTCGCGACTGCTCGCGGCCTACGCGGTCGGACGGTACGGACTGCCGCCGGTGGCCGAGATGGAGCGGGTGATCGATGCCGATCAGCAGCTGCACGGCGGACACTGCACCGACCGGCCCCGGCACACCCAGCAAGTGGACTACTTCTACTACGAGCACGACATCCGCGTGCGTGAGCTACCGGCAGGGGCTAAACGTGCCGCAGACGGTGCCGGCCTGACGGTGGGAGTGACGCCGTGACTCGCACCGACCTCACGTTCTATTCGGCCGGTGACCGGTGCAGCGCCTGGCATTTCTCCGCCGCAACCGATGACTTCGCCGGTCCGGCGGGACGGCCGGTGGTGGTCATGGCGCACGGGTTCGGCGGCACGATGGACTCCGGCTTGGAGCCTTTCGCCGAATGCTTCGGCGCGGCCGGCCTGGATGTGGTGGCCTTCGATTACCGTGGGTTCGGCGCATCGGACGGGAAACCGCGGCAGAGCGTATCGGTCGAGCGGCAGATGACCGATTACGGCGCGGCCATCGCGGTCGCCCAACAACTGCCGGGTGTGGATCGCAGCCGGGTCGTGCTGTGGGGATCGTCGTTCTCCGGCAGCCACGTCCTACGGGTGGCAGCACAGTGCGCCGATGTCGCTGCGGTGATCGGCATGACCCCGTTGACCAGTGGGCTGGCCGCCAGCCGCGCAGCCGTGGCGCACCGCGATGTCGCATCGGCATTGCGCTGGACCCTGGCGGGGGTGAAGAGTCGCGTGGCCGTGGCGGCGGGCCGGGCGCCGACCCTGATGCCGCTGGCGGCCAAGCCGGGGGAGGCCGGCGCGTTAGCCCTCAATGGTGCCTACGACAGCTACACCGCGATCGCCGGGCCGACGTGGCGCAACGAGGTCGATTCGGCCATCGGGATGGAGCTGGTACAGATTCGCACCGGGGCCGCGGCCAAGGCCCTGAAATGCCCTGTGCTGATTCAGATTGCCGACTTCGACCGGTTCGTGCCGGCCAACTCGGTGATGAAGACGGCGGTGCAGGCCAGGGCCCAGGTTCATCACTACCCATGCGATCACTTCGATGTGTGGCCGGGGCATGACTGGTTCGACACCGCTGTCGAGGACCAGGTGAAGTTCCTGACCCGGACGTTGCAGCCAGCCTGACCGGTTACCTTCCCAGCGCGAGCAGACGCGAATGTACCCGGACGAGGGGAAAATGGGGTAGCTACACGTCTGCTCGCGGGGTGCAGTTACGGGGTGTACAGCGCCGCAACGTCTCCCGGCCGCACCTTGAGCGAGGCATTGCGGGGGAGTGCGTCGACGACCGCGACGGCCACCGGCACGTGATGGCTCGGCAGCGCCTCGCGCACCAGGTCTTTCAATTCGGCTTCGGTGGGCGCGACGGCGTCTCGCCGCAGCTCGACCGCGGCGAACGGCACCGCGCCGAGGCGAGCATCGGGAACGCCCACGACGCACGCGTCGAGCACACTGGGATGTGAGATCAGCACCCGTCGAACGGTTTCCGGCAGGATCTTGAAGCCACCGCGGTTGATCGCGCCGTCGCCGCGTCCGTGCAGGGTGACGAACTCGTCCTCGTCGATCGAGGCCAGATCGGTGGTACGTACCCAGTTCGGGCCGATGACCGTGACACTGGCTTCGAGCATCCCGACGGTGCCGGCCGGGACTTCGGCGGTCGTGTCGGGGTCTACGATGCGGACCCGCACGCCGGGCAGGGGCCGCCCGACGCTGTCAGGTTTGTCCGCGCCATAGCGGCGATGCAGCTCGGGGGTCCAGCTGCACACCGATCCGGCGAATTCGGTTGCCCCATAGGCCCACAACAACGGGATGCCGTAACGGCCCTCGAACTCGGCCCGCAATTCCGGCTCCAACGGCCCGGAGCCACCCGAGAGCCCCTCTAGCGACGCCAGATCCTCGGGTGGAACGTCGGCCTGCAGCAGCATCCGGAGGATCGCGGGTTGCACGCCGGCCCGGGTGATCCGATACGTCTTGATCGCCTGGACCCACTCGGTGACGCTGAACTTCTCCAGCAGCACCATGCGCTTTCCCGCGCACGGCGCGGCCAGCAGTTGGCAGACGCCGATGCTGCCGAACGGCCAGTACACCAGGGCGGGCGGGGTGTCGGGGCCGACCACCTCGCTGCCCGCTCCGATGGTCATGCTCAGGACGGTGTGGGCAAGCACATTGGTGGCCACCGGAATTCGTTTCGGCGGTCCGGTGGTGCCGCTGGTCAGAATGTGCAGACCGGACTGCTCCAGCGTGGGGTGGTGCCGGTTACCGGGCTGTCGCGCCGCGGCCGCGCCGACCCGGAGCGGATCACCGGACAACACGAGACCGGCGGAGCCGGAGGAGGCTACCGCACCATGTAGCTCAGGCGTCCAGTCATCGATGTCGGCGACAATCGCCGGCAATGCGAGGCTTTCGACGTCGCGGGCGATCGCGGTGGCGGATTGGTACGAGTAGATCATCACCACCGGGCGCCGCGTCGCGATGAACCCGAGGATCGTCGCGGCGTGGGCCACCCGGTTGCGTACCACGATGCCGACGGACTCGCCGGGCCCGACGCCTGCGTCCTGCAGCGCGACCGAGACCTGCTCGATGAACCACGTAATCTCGTTGCCCGAATACCAGTTTCGGGCGAACTCGATGAACGGCCGGTCGCCGTAGGCGTCCAGCCCGGCAGCCAGCACGTCAGCGAAGTCCGTGTTTACTGGGCTGGACACGCCGGCCTAGAACTGCGTGGAGCCCAGATCGACGGCGACCCGACTGGCCGTGACATACCTTGACTCGTCGCTCGCCAGCCAGATCGCCGCGTCCGCGATGTCCTCGGGTTCGGCGATGTAGTCCGGCAGGAACGGGGTGACCATCTGCATCAGGCCGGGGTTGGTGTCGTTGGCCCGGTTGAGTGCAGCCAGCATGTCACCGGTGCCCATCGGGGTGTTGACCGCGCCAGGATGCAGGCTGTTCACCCGGATCTTGTGCTTGCCCAGCTCGGCGGCGAACGCCCGGGCCATACCGGCGACAGCGTGCTTGCTGGCCGTGTAGTGCACCATGAACGGCTGCATCTTGATACCGGCAGCCGAGCTGATCAGGATGATCGACCCGCCACGTCCGCCGTCGATGATGTGCTGGGCGCCGGCCATCACCGTGTTCCAGGTGCCGGTGACGTTGATATCCATGACGTCGCGGAAGGATTCGGGGGTGGTCTCGTTCCACGGCTCGGGCACCGTGATACCCGCGTTGGCGACGATGACATCGAGCCGGCCGAACTCGGCGACGCCCTTGCCGACGATTGTCCGCAATGCGTCGTGGTCGCGGGTGTCGGTGGCGGTGGCGATGATCCGCTTGCCGGTGGCCTCGACCAGGCGCACGGTCTCGGCGAGATCCTCGGGGGTCGCCGAGTCGTAGGGCACGCTCGGCGGCAGCGGCGCGGCGATGTCGACCGCGATGATGTCGGCGCCCTCTTTGGCCATCCGGATCGCATGCGCGCGTCCCTGCCCACGGGCAGCTCCGGTGATAAAGGCGACCTTTCCGGCGAGCCGCTGGGTCATGGATTCTCCTTAGTGAATAGGTATTTAGAGTTGACGCTGGGCGGCCTTGACCAGCCCGCCGCCGATGATGAGCCGCTGGATCTCGCTGGTGCCCTCGTAGAGACGCAGCAGCCGGACTTCCCGGTAGATGCGCTCGACCGGGACCTCACGCATGTAACCGGTACCGCCGTGGATCTGCACCGCGAGATCGGCTACGTTGTCTGCCATTTCGGTGCAGAAGAGCTTGGCCGCCGACGGGGCGATGCGGCGGTCCTCGCCAGACACCCAATTGGCTGCGGCGTCGCGGACCAGCGCGCGTCCGGCCATCACGCCCGTCTGCTGGTCGGCGATCATCGCCTGCACCAACTGGAAGCTGCCGATCGGCTGGCCGCCCTGGGTGGCCGCGGCGGCATAGGCTACCGATTCGTCGAGCGCGCGTTGGGCCGACCCCACTGCCAGCGCTGCGATGTGTACCCGGCCGCGGGCCAAGGAGGTCATCGCGGCGCGATAGCCGACGTCTTCGCTTCCTCCGACGAGTGCGGTGGCCGGCACCCGCACGTCGGTGAAGTTGACGTCTGCCGTCCAGGCGCCTTCCTGTCCCATCTTGGCGTCCTTCGCGCCGACTTCGACGCCGGCTGCGTCGGCGGGGACGAGGAAGACCGCGATCCCCGCACCTTTCTCGTCAGCCGGGCGGGTGCGGGCGAACACCACGAAGAGATTCGCGGTGGGCGCATTGGTGATGAACCGCTTCTGGCCGTCGATCACCCAGTCGTCCCCGTCGCGAACCGCCTTGGTGCGCAAGCCCGCCGGATTGGATCCGGCGCCGGGCTCGGTCAGCGCGAACGAGGCGACGACGTCACCGGAGGCAATGCCCTCCAGCCACCGGGTCTTCTGCTCGTCGGTGCCGAACCCCACCAGCACCTGCCCGGCGATCCCGTTGTTGGTGCCGAACATCGACCGCAACGCCAGCGAGGTATACCCGAATTCCATTGCCAGTTCGACATCTTGGGCCAGGTTGAGCCCCAGACCGCCCCACTGCTGAGGGATCGCGTAGCCGAACAACCCCATGTTCTTGGCCTGGTCGCGCAGATCGTCGGGCACCTTGTCGGTGGCCAAGATCTCGTTCTCGCGGGGCACCACGGCGGTGCGGATGAAGCTGCGGGTCTGCGCCAGGATCTCCCGAAAATCCTCGTCGCTGACTTCGGCAAGGGCCGCGGTGGTGGTCACAGGGGAGCTCCATTTCGTCGCGCGGGATTCGCGGGGCTGATGAATCTCCAATATCGTATATGAAATATGATCTGGTTCAGACAGAGCCCCCGGGATCGAAAGTTAGGTGATCAGGTGTCGTTGCTGACCGGACAGACTGCAGTGGTGACAGGCGGTGCCCAGGGTCTGGGCCTGGCCATCGCGAAGCGCTTCATCGACGAGGGTGCCCGGGTGGTGCTCGGCGACGTCAACCTGGAAGCCACCGAGGCGGCCGCCCAAGAGCTCGGCGGGCCCGAGGTGGCGACTGCGGTGCGTTGCGATGTGACGTCGTCCGCTGAGGTCGAAGCCCTCGTGCAGGCCGCCGTCCAGCGATTCGGTGGGCTGGACATCATGGTCAACAATGCCGGCATCACTCGCGACGCGACGTTGCGCAAGATGACCGAGGAGCAGTTCGACCAAGTCATTGCGGTGCACCTGAAGGGGACCTGGAACGGCACCAAGTCGGCCGCGGCCATCATGCGGGAGAACAAGCGCGGCGCGATCGTGAACATGTCCTCGATCTCCGGCAAGGTCGGGTTGATCGGCCAGACCAACTATTCGGCGGCCAAGGCCGGCATCGTCGGCATGACCAAGGCCTCGGCCAAGGAACTCGCCCACCTCGGGGTACGGGTCAACGCCATCCAGCCCGGACTGATCCGGTCGGCAATGACAGAAGCCATGCCGCAACGGATTTGGGATCAGAAGCTGGCCGAGATCCCGATGGCCCGGGCCGGTGAACCCGACGAGGTGGCCAAGGTCGCGCTGTTCCTGGCCAGCGACCTGTCGTCGTACATGACGGGCACCGTGCTCGAGGTGACCGGCGGTCGGCACGTATGAGCACCCGCGAGGCGGTCATCTGCGAGCCGGTCCGCACGCCGATCGGTCGCTACGGCGGGATGTTCGCCTCCCTGTCCGCCGTCGAACTCGGCGTCGCCGCGCTCAAGGGTCTCTTGGGGCGCACCGGGGTGGCACCGGATCAGGTGCAGGACGTGATTCTCGGCCACTGCTATCCCAACAGTGAGGCCCCGGCGATCGGCCGGGTGGTGGCGCTGGACGCCGGGCTGCCGGTGACGGTTCCCGGCATGCAGGTCGACCGCCGTTGCGGGTCCGGACTGCAGGCCGTGATCCAGGCATGCCTGCAGGTGCGCAGCGGCGACAACGATCTGGTGGTGGCCGGCGGCGCCGAGAGCATGAGCAACGTCGCGTTCTACTCGACCGATATGCGTTGGGGTGGGGCCCGAGGTGGCGTGCAGATTCACGACGGGCTCGCGCGAGGCCGCACCACTGCCGGTGGGCAGTTCTACCCGGTGCCCGGCGGAATGTTGGAGACCGCCGAGAACCTGCGCCGCGAGTACGGCATCACCCGGGCCGAGCAGGACGAACTTGCGGTGCGATCGCATCGCAGCGCCGTGACGGCCCAGGAGTCAGGTGTGTTGGCCGACGAGATCATTCCGGTCACCGTCCGTGACCGTAAGGGTGAGCGCGTCGTCGACACCGATGAGCACCCGCGTGCCGGCACCACGGTCGAGGCCCTGGCCAAGCTCAAACCCGTTCTGCTCAAGCAGGATCCGGAATCCACTGTCACCGCCGGCAACTCCAGTGGTCAGAATGATGCCGCGTCGATGTGCATCGTGACCACCCCGGAGAAGGCCGCCGCGTTGGGCCTGCGGCCGTTGGTGCGGATGGTCTCGTGGGGATCGGCGGGCGTCGCACCCAATGTCATGGGTATCGGTCCGGTGCCGGCCACCGAGGTCGCGCTGGCCAAGGCCGATCTGCAGCTGAGCGACATCGACCTGATCGAACTGAACGAGGCGTTCGCCGCCCAGGCGCTGGCGGTGATGAAGGAGTGGAAGTTCGGCGAGGCCGACTTCGAGCGCACCAATGTCCGGGGATCCGGTATCTCGCTGGGGCATCCGGTCGGGGCGACGGGTGGGCGGATGCTCGCCACGCTGGCCCGGGAGCTGGATCGGCGTCAGGCCCGCTATGGGCTGGAGACCATGTGCATCGGTGGCGGGCAGGGGCTCGCCGCTGTGTTCGAGAGGGTGGCATCGTGACCAAACTTGCCCAGACCCTGGGGCTCACGGAGTTCCAGACCGAGATCGTCTCGACCGTACGGCAATTCGTCGACAAGGAAGTCATTCCAACCGCCCAGGAGTTGGAACACTCCGACACCTACCCGCAGGCCATCGTCGACCAGATGAAGGACATGGGCCTGTTCGGGTTGATGATCCCCGAGGAGTACGGCGGGCTCGGCGAGTCGCTGCTCACCTACGCGTTGTGTGTGGAGGAACTCGCCCGGGGCTGGATGAGCGTATCCGGGGTGATCAACACCCACTTCATCGTCGCGTACATGATCCGGCAGCACGGAACCGATGCTCAGAAGCAGAAGTTCCTGCCGCGCATGGCCGTTGGTGAGACCCGTGGGGCGTTCTCGATGTCCGAGCCCGAGCTCGGCTCGGATGTGGCGGCGATCCGTACCCGGGCGAAGAACAACGGCGACGGCACGTACACGATCGACGGTCAGAAGATGTGGCTGACCAACGGCGGGAGTTCGACGCTGGTGGCTGCGCTGGTGCGCACCGATGAGGGTGCCGACAAGCCGCACCGCAACCTGACTGCTTTCCTGGTCGAAAAGCCTTCCGGCTTCGGTGAAGTGGTTCCAGGACTGACCATTCCGGGCAAGCTCGACAAGCTCGGCTACAAGGGCATCGATACCACTGAGCTGATCTTCGACGGCTACCGTGCCGGCTCCGACGATGTGCTCGGCGGTGTCACCGGGCAGGGCTTCTTCCAGATGATGGATGGTGTCGAGGTCGGTCGCGTGAATGTGTCTGCGCGCGCCTGCGGAGTCGGGATCCGCGCCTTCGAACTTGCGGTGCGCTATGCGCAGCAGCGTGAGACCTTCGGCAAGCCGATCGCCGAGCATCAGGCGGTGGCATTCCAATTGGCCGAGATGGCCACGAAGGTCGAGGCTGCCCATCTGATGATGGTGAACGCCGCCCGGCTGAAGGACTCTGGCGAACGCAACGACGTGGCAGCGGGCATGGCCAAGTACCTGGCCAGTGAGTTCTGTTCGGAGGTCACCCAGCAGAGCTTCCGGATCCACGGCGGCTACGGCTATTCCAAGGAGTACGAGATCGAGCGGCTGATGCGCGACGCGCCGTTCCTGCTGATCGGTGAGGGCACCAGCGAAATTCAGAAAAATATCATCAGTAAGCGACTCCTGTCCGACTATCGGGTCTGAGCCGTGTCCATACCCGATTTCGCGGCGCGCCCGCAGCTGGCCGAGGATGTGGCACGGCTGATCCGTCGGCGCATCTTCGACGGCAGCTACCCGGCCGGGAACTACATCCGCCTCGAACAGCTCGCGGATGAACTGGGCATCAGTGTGACGCCGGTCCGCGAGGCGTTGTTCGGTCTGCGCACCGAGGGGCTGCTGACCCAGCAGCCCCGGCGGGGGTTCCTGGTGCTGCCGGTCACCCGGCGGGACATCGATGACGTGGCCGGGGTGCAGGCGCATATCGGCGGACAGTTGGCGTCGCGGGCGGCCGGTCAGATCAGCGACGGCCAGCTGGATGAACTCGACCGGGTCCAGCGGGAGCTGGAGGACGCGTATGAGCACAACGATCATGAGCGCGCGGTCAGGCTCAACCACGCGTTCCATCGGGGGGTGAACCGCGCGGCCGAGTCACCGAAGCTGGCCCAGCTGATGTCCCAGATCACCCGGTACGCACTGGAATCGGTGTATCCGACGGTCGAGGGCTGGCCCGAGCAGTCCACGCACGACCACCGCCGGATCTTGGCCGCGCTGAAGGCGCGCAACGGGGATGCGGCCCGCGACGCCATGGCTGAGCACCTGTGTGCGGCGTCCAAGCCTCTGACCGATCACCTCGAGCGCCTCGGCGTGCTCGAGTAGGGCTCAAGTAGACCCGCGAGCAGACGCAAACTCGCACATTTAGGTGCAAGAATGTGCGAGTTTGCGTCTGCTCGCCGAGAGAAGGGTGGGGCAATGCCAGGTATGCCAGGTACGCCAGGGGTTCTCGACGGGATTCGGGTGCTCGACTACGGCCGATTCATCGCCGCACCGTGGTGCAGCGCGATCCTGGCCGACATGGGCGCGGACGTTCTGCGTGTAGAGAAACGTGAAGGCGGGGAGGACCGTTGGGTGCAGGCCGTCACCGAGGGCGGTGAAGGGGGCACCTTTCTGCAGTGCAACCGCAACAAGCGTTCACTCACGCTGGACTCCACCACGGCCGAGGGCGCCGAGGTCACCAGACGTCTGGTGGCACAGGCCGACATCGTGATCGCGAACATGCCGGCGGCCGGGATGCGAGCCAGCGGACTGGATTACGACACGCTCAAGGCGGTCAAACCCGACATCATCCTGGCCAGCGCCACCGCCTACGGAGAGGGCGGTCCGTACAGCGACAAGATCGGTTTCGATGGTGCCGGGCAGGTGATGTCGGGTGCGGTTTATCGGCAGGGTCTGCCGGATCTGCCGATCCGGACGGTGGTGCCCTATGCGGATTTCGGGACGGCGCTGACGTTGGCCATCGGCGTGATGATGGCGCTGTATCACCGTGACCGCACGGGGCAGGGGCAGCATGTCGAGGGCGCCCTGCTGCCCACCGCGCTGATGTTGTCGAATGCCTTCCTGATCGAGCGGGAACTTCTGCAGGTGGATAAGCCCCGGATGGGCAACAAGGGTGCTTCGGTGGCGCCGTGCGATCTCTACCGCACCGCTGACGATCAGTGGGTCCTGCTGCAGGTGGCCGGCCAGCCCATGTTCAAGAGATGGTGCCGCCTGATGGGCAGGGAAGAACTGTTCGACGATCCCCGTTTCGCGAACGACGACATCCGTTGGACCAACGGCGACGTCCTCAACGACATCATGGCCGACTGGTGTGCCGACAAAACCAAAGCCCAGGTGCTGGAACTCCTGGAAAGCGCGAAAATGCCTGCCGCCCCGTTGCATTCCCCACAGGACGTCCTTGACGACCCGCACGTGCAGGCCATGGGCTACCTGCAGCGGATGCCGTTCCCCGGGGCGTCGCGGGATGTGCCGATCATCGAAACACCGTTCCGGATGTCGGCGACGCCCGGCACGATTCGCCGACGGTCTCCGCTGCTGGGAGAACACACCGACGAGGTGCTGGGTGAGATCGGTTATGACGCAACGCAGATCGCGGAACTACGGGCGAACGCGATCGTCTAACGGAGCAGCGCCCGCGCTTCGGGGCTTCCGTTCAGCGCTCGGGTGGTGCGGCGCACGATCTGCCACCCGCCATCGATACGACGCAGCGCGAAATGGTTCGCCCCGGCACGTGCCACGATCCACTTCTCGTCCCGGTACACCACCAGCAGTGATTCACACACTGCCTCCGCGGTGTCGCCGTCGAGTGTGACCCGGGCAGGACCGAGAAAATGACAGGCGCCTCGGGCGATGAGCGTTTGATGCGCATCCGAGTTCACCATGGCCTCTACATCGGCGCGGTTGCGCATCTGCCAGCCTTCGACGTCGTAGCTGCCGTCCTCGCTCCACAACCCCGCAACATCAGTGGCGGCACCGGCATCGACGAGCGGGCCGTAGGAGGCGATCAGCTGCGTCACCTCAACCTGGTCGCTGAGTATCTGGAGACGCTGCTCGAGGTCACGAAGTCGGGATTCGATGGGATCTCCCTGCTGCTTCACTGGGCGTCTGGCTTTTCCGCGCCGATCAGCCGGCGCATCATCCTGTCGGTCCGGAGGATGGTCGCGGCGCGGTCCGGGTTGCTGTGGGCAAGAGCGACTTTCGCATGCTGCGAGATGACGTGCAGGGGGCCGTTGCCGAGCGCGGTGAGACCTTCAGCGGCGACGTCGTCAGGCTCGGAAACCGCCATGCCGGGGATGTCGAAGTTGAGTCCGACCCGGTCCATCGCCGGGGTGCGGGTCACTCCCAGGACGAGCTCGAGCACGTCGACGTTGTGGTCTCGCAATTCCAGCCACAGGCTCTCGGCGAAAATCCTGCCGAATGCCTTCACCCCGCCGTACACCGTGTGCCGGTTCGACCCGAGGTAACCGGCCATCGATCCGACGAGCAAGATGCCTCCACGTCGGCGGTTGCGCATCGCGGCACCGAAGTGATGAACCAACGCCAGGGGGGTGGTGACGTTCAAGTCGATGACCCGCTGAAACGCGGCGAGATCGCCATCGAGGAACTCTGCGCTGTGCGTGTTGGCGCCGGCGTTGTGGACCAGCAGGCCCACCTCGACGTCCGAAACTGCCTCGGC from Mycobacterium sp. DL440 includes the following:
- a CDS encoding NAD(P)/FAD-dependent oxidoreductase, yielding MQRSLPRTAIIGSGISGLTAGKMLKDYRVPYTTFEASDRIGGNWAFGNPNGHSSAYRSLHIDTSKHRLSFKDFPIPEHFPSFPHHSDIKAYLDAYANAFGLLENIEFNNGVVRATRSDGGGWEIEDQDGARREFDLLVVANGHHWDPRLPEFPGTFTGEQIHSHHYIDPKVPLELTGKRILVVGIGNSAADITVELSSKSLQNEVTLSTRSSAWIVPKYIAGQPGDKYFRTNTYLPLSWQRKMVQLIGPMLGTDPTMYGLPAPNHKLFEAHPTQSVELPLRLGSGDVVPKPNVSRLDGDTVHFEDGTSGVFDVIVYATGYNITFPFFDPEVVSAPGNHIRLYKRMFKPGIDDLVFMGFAQAIPTLFPFVECQSRLLAAYAVGRYGLPPVAEMERVIDADQQLHGGHCTDRPRHTQQVDYFYYEHDIRVRELPAGAKRAADGAGLTVGVTP
- a CDS encoding alpha/beta hydrolase, which encodes MTRTDLTFYSAGDRCSAWHFSAATDDFAGPAGRPVVVMAHGFGGTMDSGLEPFAECFGAAGLDVVAFDYRGFGASDGKPRQSVSVERQMTDYGAAIAVAQQLPGVDRSRVVLWGSSFSGSHVLRVAAQCADVAAVIGMTPLTSGLAASRAAVAHRDVASALRWTLAGVKSRVAVAAGRAPTLMPLAAKPGEAGALALNGAYDSYTAIAGPTWRNEVDSAIGMELVQIRTGAAAKALKCPVLIQIADFDRFVPANSVMKTAVQARAQVHHYPCDHFDVWPGHDWFDTAVEDQVKFLTRTLQPA
- a CDS encoding class I adenylate-forming enzyme family protein; the encoded protein is MSSPVNTDFADVLAAGLDAYGDRPFIEFARNWYSGNEITWFIEQVSVALQDAGVGPGESVGIVVRNRVAHAATILGFIATRRPVVMIYSYQSATAIARDVESLALPAIVADIDDWTPELHGAVASSGSAGLVLSGDPLRVGAAAARQPGNRHHPTLEQSGLHILTSGTTGPPKRIPVATNVLAHTVLSMTIGAGSEVVGPDTPPALVYWPFGSIGVCQLLAAPCAGKRMVLLEKFSVTEWVQAIKTYRITRAGVQPAILRMLLQADVPPEDLASLEGLSGGSGPLEPELRAEFEGRYGIPLLWAYGATEFAGSVCSWTPELHRRYGADKPDSVGRPLPGVRVRIVDPDTTAEVPAGTVGMLEASVTVIGPNWVRTTDLASIDEDEFVTLHGRGDGAINRGGFKILPETVRRVLISHPSVLDACVVGVPDARLGAVPFAAVELRRDAVAPTEAELKDLVREALPSHHVPVAVAVVDALPRNASLKVRPGDVAALYTP
- a CDS encoding mycofactocin-coupled SDR family oxidoreductase, with product MTQRLAGKVAFITGAARGQGRAHAIRMAKEGADIIAVDIAAPLPPSVPYDSATPEDLAETVRLVEATGKRIIATATDTRDHDALRTIVGKGVAEFGRLDVIVANAGITVPEPWNETTPESFRDVMDINVTGTWNTVMAGAQHIIDGGRGGSIILISSAAGIKMQPFMVHYTASKHAVAGMARAFAAELGKHKIRVNSLHPGAVNTPMGTGDMLAALNRANDTNPGLMQMVTPFLPDYIAEPEDIADAAIWLASDESRYVTASRVAVDLGSTQF
- a CDS encoding acyl-CoA dehydrogenase family protein, translated to MTTTAALAEVSDEDFREILAQTRSFIRTAVVPRENEILATDKVPDDLRDQAKNMGLFGYAIPQQWGGLGLNLAQDVELAMEFGYTSLALRSMFGTNNGIAGQVLVGFGTDEQKTRWLEGIASGDVVASFALTEPGAGSNPAGLRTKAVRDGDDWVIDGQKRFITNAPTANLFVVFARTRPADEKGAGIAVFLVPADAAGVEVGAKDAKMGQEGAWTADVNFTDVRVPATALVGGSEDVGYRAAMTSLARGRVHIAALAVGSAQRALDESVAYAAAATQGGQPIGSFQLVQAMIADQQTGVMAGRALVRDAAANWVSGEDRRIAPSAAKLFCTEMADNVADLAVQIHGGTGYMREVPVERIYREVRLLRLYEGTSEIQRLIIGGGLVKAAQRQL
- the fabG gene encoding 3-oxoacyl-ACP reductase FabG; the protein is MIWFRQSPRDRKLGDQVSLLTGQTAVVTGGAQGLGLAIAKRFIDEGARVVLGDVNLEATEAAAQELGGPEVATAVRCDVTSSAEVEALVQAAVQRFGGLDIMVNNAGITRDATLRKMTEEQFDQVIAVHLKGTWNGTKSAAAIMRENKRGAIVNMSSISGKVGLIGQTNYSAAKAGIVGMTKASAKELAHLGVRVNAIQPGLIRSAMTEAMPQRIWDQKLAEIPMARAGEPDEVAKVALFLASDLSSYMTGTVLEVTGGRHV
- a CDS encoding acetyl-CoA C-acetyltransferase; this translates as MSTREAVICEPVRTPIGRYGGMFASLSAVELGVAALKGLLGRTGVAPDQVQDVILGHCYPNSEAPAIGRVVALDAGLPVTVPGMQVDRRCGSGLQAVIQACLQVRSGDNDLVVAGGAESMSNVAFYSTDMRWGGARGGVQIHDGLARGRTTAGGQFYPVPGGMLETAENLRREYGITRAEQDELAVRSHRSAVTAQESGVLADEIIPVTVRDRKGERVVDTDEHPRAGTTVEALAKLKPVLLKQDPESTVTAGNSSGQNDAASMCIVTTPEKAAALGLRPLVRMVSWGSAGVAPNVMGIGPVPATEVALAKADLQLSDIDLIELNEAFAAQALAVMKEWKFGEADFERTNVRGSGISLGHPVGATGGRMLATLARELDRRQARYGLETMCIGGGQGLAAVFERVAS
- a CDS encoding acyl-CoA dehydrogenase family protein; translation: MTKLAQTLGLTEFQTEIVSTVRQFVDKEVIPTAQELEHSDTYPQAIVDQMKDMGLFGLMIPEEYGGLGESLLTYALCVEELARGWMSVSGVINTHFIVAYMIRQHGTDAQKQKFLPRMAVGETRGAFSMSEPELGSDVAAIRTRAKNNGDGTYTIDGQKMWLTNGGSSTLVAALVRTDEGADKPHRNLTAFLVEKPSGFGEVVPGLTIPGKLDKLGYKGIDTTELIFDGYRAGSDDVLGGVTGQGFFQMMDGVEVGRVNVSARACGVGIRAFELAVRYAQQRETFGKPIAEHQAVAFQLAEMATKVEAAHLMMVNAARLKDSGERNDVAAGMAKYLASEFCSEVTQQSFRIHGGYGYSKEYEIERLMRDAPFLLIGEGTSEIQKNIISKRLLSDYRV
- a CDS encoding GntR family transcriptional regulator, with the translated sequence MSIPDFAARPQLAEDVARLIRRRIFDGSYPAGNYIRLEQLADELGISVTPVREALFGLRTEGLLTQQPRRGFLVLPVTRRDIDDVAGVQAHIGGQLASRAAGQISDGQLDELDRVQRELEDAYEHNDHERAVRLNHAFHRGVNRAAESPKLAQLMSQITRYALESVYPTVEGWPEQSTHDHRRILAALKARNGDAARDAMAEHLCAASKPLTDHLERLGVLE